The following proteins are co-located in the Sporosarcina pasteurii genome:
- a CDS encoding zinc ribbon domain-containing protein — translation MHCTNCSEAISDLAEVCPKCGVRQYSVKKYCYGCGEPVKEIQEMCTSCGVSIKKTNKSSGTGEAMHPAIPALLSFLIAGLGQLVNGQVAKGIVCFIGSIILAFITVGLSAIITMPMLIIDAYLIGKKRQEGKQVGDWEFF, via the coding sequence ATGCATTGTACGAATTGCTCTGAGGCTATTTCAGATTTAGCCGAAGTCTGTCCGAAGTGTGGCGTAAGACAGTATTCTGTAAAGAAATATTGCTACGGCTGCGGAGAACCTGTTAAAGAAATTCAAGAAATGTGTACGTCGTGCGGCGTAAGTATTAAGAAGACAAACAAGTCGTCTGGCACGGGAGAAGCGATGCATCCAGCGATTCCAGCATTATTGTCATTCTTAATAGCAGGTTTAGGCCAACTTGTGAACGGACAAGTGGCAAAGGGGATTGTATGTTTTATCGGTTCTATTATTTTAGCTTTTATTACAGTAGGTCTTTCAGCGATTATCACAATGCCAATGTTGATTATTGATGCATATTTAATTGGTAAAAAACGACAAGAGGGTAAGCAAGTAGGGGATTGGGAATTTTTCTAA
- the pfkB gene encoding 1-phosphofructokinase, with protein sequence MIYTCTITPSLDYTTYLSSFKTGELNRAKDVHYYPGGKGINVSRVLKRLDVDSVAIGYAGGFVGDYIQAFLRDEGIQTDFIETTEITRINVKIKAEEASELNGPGPTITKDQQQILFNKVQAMKEEDWFVLAGRLPTSIPLSFFKEIAETCERNGVHFVLDTSGPALKTLIQTKPFLVKPNADELGELFNTTITTKEEAFYYAKKLVAQGVQHVVVSMGGEGALLVTKNLALSAKAPKGKVVNTVGAGDSLVAGFIAAYVASEIVHDAFRYAVASGSATAFQSDLCEKSGVLELIDEVKIVDETDVKL encoded by the coding sequence ATGATTTATACTTGCACAATTACCCCAAGTTTAGACTATACAACGTATTTATCTTCCTTTAAAACAGGGGAATTAAACCGCGCGAAAGATGTTCACTATTATCCGGGCGGAAAAGGGATCAATGTGTCGCGCGTTTTAAAACGTTTAGATGTTGACAGTGTGGCCATTGGTTATGCGGGTGGATTTGTAGGCGATTACATCCAAGCATTTTTGCGAGATGAAGGGATTCAAACTGATTTTATTGAAACAACGGAAATCACGCGTATTAATGTGAAGATCAAAGCTGAGGAAGCTTCGGAATTGAATGGACCGGGTCCTACGATTACTAAGGACCAACAGCAGATTTTATTCAATAAAGTGCAAGCAATGAAAGAGGAAGATTGGTTCGTTTTAGCTGGACGTTTACCAACATCGATTCCCCTGTCATTTTTCAAAGAAATTGCTGAGACTTGTGAAAGAAACGGGGTCCACTTTGTACTCGATACATCTGGTCCAGCATTGAAAACATTAATTCAGACGAAACCTTTTTTAGTGAAGCCGAATGCTGATGAGCTTGGCGAGTTATTTAATACGACGATTACAACGAAAGAGGAAGCATTTTATTATGCGAAAAAGCTTGTCGCGCAAGGCGTTCAGCATGTTGTCGTGTCGATGGGCGGCGAAGGTGCTTTACTCGTGACAAAAAATCTCGCTCTATCAGCAAAAGCGCCGAAAGGAAAAGTTGTCAATACAGTAGGTGCGGGGGATTCGCTTGTTGCAGGGTTTATCGCGGCGTATGTTGCGTCGGAAATTGTACATGATGCGTTCCGTTACGCAGTTGCAAGTGGAAGTGCGACGGCTTTTCAGTCGGATTTATGTGAAAAGTCAGGGGTTCTGGAATTAATTGACGAAGTGAAAATCGTGGATGAAACGGATGTGAAACTATGA
- a CDS encoding fructose-specific PTS transporter subunit EIIC, whose translation MKIVELLTEETIILDVEATNKQAVLSELIEQLNDAGKLDDKEAFMQAILAREEQSTTGIGDGIAIPHAKSAAVKEPAIVFGRSVEGIDYASLDGQPANLFFMIAATDGANDAHLEALSRLATFLMDEKFRNAVFNAKTKEAVIEAVNAKEAELDGPNEEEMAPETVSRKIVAVTACPTGIAHTFMAAEKLNETAKEMGVSIKVETNGSSGVKNRLTDADIAEADAIIVAADTKVEMARFNGKPVIQIPVGKAIYETEAILNRAIKKEAPIYSHDVSKEDAVQTESRSGFYKHLMNGVSNMLPFVVGGGILIALSFFWGIESGNPDSPEYNAFAAMLGTIGGGKAFFLMVPVLAGFIASSIADRPGFAPGMVGGLIAITVTGVEGAAGGSGFLGGLIAGFLAGYVTLLVKKAFTRLPEALEGLKPVLFFPVFSIAITGIAMMVINPPLTKIYTGITAFLEGLGGTNVVLVGIVLGAMMAIDMGGPINKAAYTFGIAMLDAQNFTFIATVMAAGMVPPLGVALATTLFKKRFSKQEREAGKTAYVLGACFITEGVIPFAAADPARIIPASVAGAAVTGGLTMLFDIGLRAPHGGIFVMGLVEGGIGKVLLYALAIVAGAIVTALLVGMLKRETKVY comes from the coding sequence ATGAAAATTGTAGAACTGTTAACAGAAGAGACGATTATTTTGGATGTGGAAGCTACTAATAAACAAGCTGTTTTATCGGAGTTAATTGAACAACTGAATGACGCGGGGAAATTGGATGATAAAGAAGCTTTTATGCAAGCTATTTTAGCGCGTGAGGAGCAAAGTACGACGGGCATTGGCGATGGGATTGCGATTCCGCATGCGAAATCGGCGGCTGTAAAAGAACCGGCGATTGTATTTGGGCGTTCAGTAGAAGGGATTGACTATGCGTCGCTTGACGGTCAACCGGCGAATTTATTTTTCATGATTGCGGCAACAGATGGTGCAAATGATGCCCATTTGGAAGCGTTGTCGAGACTTGCAACATTTTTAATGGATGAGAAATTTAGAAATGCAGTATTCAATGCTAAAACAAAAGAAGCGGTTATTGAAGCAGTTAACGCGAAAGAAGCCGAGTTGGATGGACCGAATGAGGAAGAGATGGCACCGGAAACAGTTTCGAGAAAAATAGTAGCGGTGACAGCTTGTCCAACAGGCATTGCCCATACATTTATGGCCGCGGAGAAATTAAATGAAACTGCAAAAGAAATGGGCGTTTCTATTAAAGTTGAGACGAACGGTTCAAGTGGTGTGAAAAATCGCCTAACGGATGCAGACATTGCAGAAGCAGATGCGATTATCGTTGCGGCGGATACAAAAGTAGAAATGGCGCGTTTTAACGGGAAACCGGTCATTCAAATTCCTGTCGGAAAAGCGATTTATGAAACAGAGGCGATCCTCAATCGTGCGATTAAGAAAGAAGCTCCGATTTATTCGCATGACGTGTCCAAAGAGGATGCGGTACAAACAGAATCACGCAGCGGATTTTATAAGCATTTAATGAATGGTGTTTCCAATATGCTTCCATTTGTTGTTGGGGGCGGAATTTTAATTGCGCTGTCATTTTTCTGGGGAATCGAATCGGGGAATCCAGATAGTCCGGAGTACAATGCCTTTGCCGCGATGTTAGGGACAATTGGCGGTGGAAAAGCGTTCTTCCTAATGGTGCCAGTGCTTGCTGGTTTTATCGCATCGAGCATTGCAGATCGTCCAGGATTTGCGCCGGGTATGGTTGGCGGATTAATTGCAATCACTGTGACGGGTGTTGAAGGGGCTGCCGGAGGATCTGGTTTTCTGGGCGGATTAATTGCAGGATTCTTGGCAGGATACGTAACGTTATTAGTTAAAAAGGCTTTTACTAGATTACCAGAAGCACTTGAAGGATTAAAGCCGGTGTTGTTTTTCCCAGTGTTTAGTATTGCGATTACAGGGATTGCGATGATGGTCATAAATCCGCCATTAACGAAGATTTATACAGGCATTACAGCGTTTTTGGAAGGGTTAGGCGGCACGAATGTTGTGTTAGTTGGTATTGTTTTAGGTGCAATGATGGCAATTGATATGGGGGGCCCAATTAATAAAGCGGCCTACACATTCGGAATTGCGATGCTTGATGCGCAAAACTTTACATTTATCGCAACAGTGATGGCGGCAGGAATGGTTCCGCCACTTGGTGTTGCACTTGCAACTACATTATTTAAGAAACGTTTTTCGAAGCAGGAAAGAGAAGCAGGAAAAACAGCGTATGTGCTCGGTGCATGCTTTATTACAGAGGGTGTGATTCCATTTGCAGCAGCGGATCCAGCACGGATTATCCCAGCTTCCGTAGCGGGGGCGGCAGTAACGGGTGGATTGACGATGTTATTTGATATCGGTCTACGTGCCCCACATGGCGGAATCTTTGTAATGGGCCTTGTTGAAGGCGGCATTGGAAAAGTTTTACTCTATGCTTTGGCGATTGTTGCCGGGGCGATTGTGACGGCGTTGTTGGTTGGGATGTTGAAGAGGGAAACAAAAGTCTACTAG
- a CDS encoding YqhV family protein: MRTVIERALLFIILLRLLSGSIEITAAALMFKFNDLEKAFYINTLLALVGPVILIVTTALALIGLADRISLTRIICLFCGIFLILFSLKAD, translated from the coding sequence GTGAGGACTGTTATAGAAAGAGCGCTTCTTTTCATCATTCTATTAAGACTTCTTTCTGGAAGTATAGAAATTACAGCTGCCGCACTCATGTTCAAGTTCAATGATTTAGAGAAAGCCTTTTACATTAATACGCTGCTTGCCTTAGTAGGCCCTGTTATTTTAATTGTTACAACAGCACTCGCGTTAATCGGCCTGGCAGATCGAATCTCATTGACTCGGATCATCTGTCTTTTCTGCGGTATTTTTCTAATTCTTTTTAGTTTGAAAGCTGATTAA
- a CDS encoding NAD(P)-dependent alcohol dehydrogenase — protein sequence MKTLAAVINGINEEYEFEQLTLGELQPDEVVVRIVATGICHSDEALRIGDAPFPMPVVLGHEGAGIIEKIGSAVKDFNVGDQVVMAYNYCGMCPSCRTGHPSSCNNWAPLNMGGGRPDGSYTFFKEDGTPVSNFFSQSSFATHTITNVNNLIKVDAEEDLRLIGPLGCGLLTGFGTVVNGLKAKSGSSIAVFGTGAVGLGALMTANIVGCSTIIAIDIHDSRLETAKELGATHTINSNTENLAERIAEITDELGVDYSIDTTGLPAVMKASIKVLGIGGISAPVAVTPHSVEFNTFLDLVLANRKLAGVLMGDVVPQLAIPELIKFHKEGKFPFERLLKFYKFSEINQAVADSNSGETIKPILIVDEEYRRDEPLA from the coding sequence ATGAAAACACTAGCAGCAGTGATCAACGGCATAAATGAAGAGTATGAGTTTGAACAACTAACACTTGGCGAACTTCAGCCTGATGAAGTCGTTGTAAGAATAGTTGCAACGGGGATTTGCCATTCAGATGAAGCGCTTCGGATTGGGGATGCCCCGTTTCCGATGCCTGTCGTTCTTGGACATGAAGGCGCGGGCATTATTGAGAAGATTGGCAGTGCGGTGAAAGATTTCAATGTGGGCGATCAAGTTGTCATGGCCTACAACTATTGCGGTATGTGTCCGAGTTGCCGAACGGGACATCCTTCCTCGTGTAACAATTGGGCTCCTTTAAATATGGGGGGTGGTCGTCCAGACGGCAGTTATACTTTCTTTAAAGAAGATGGAACACCTGTATCGAACTTCTTTTCACAGAGTTCTTTTGCAACGCATACAATCACAAACGTCAATAACTTAATTAAAGTTGATGCAGAAGAAGATTTACGTTTAATTGGTCCCCTTGGTTGCGGATTGTTAACTGGTTTTGGGACTGTTGTGAATGGTTTAAAAGCAAAGAGCGGTTCATCGATTGCTGTATTTGGGACAGGTGCAGTTGGGCTTGGTGCACTGATGACGGCAAATATTGTAGGGTGCTCAACGATTATCGCGATTGATATTCATGACTCCCGTTTGGAAACAGCAAAAGAACTTGGTGCAACCCATACAATTAATAGTAATACGGAGAATTTGGCAGAACGTATCGCTGAAATCACTGATGAACTTGGCGTAGACTATTCGATCGATACAACAGGCCTTCCTGCTGTTATGAAGGCTTCTATTAAAGTACTTGGAATCGGCGGCATTAGCGCTCCAGTTGCGGTAACACCACACTCGGTAGAATTTAATACTTTTCTAGACTTAGTACTCGCAAACCGAAAACTTGCCGGGGTCTTAATGGGCGATGTAGTCCCTCAACTTGCAATTCCCGAGCTGATCAAGTTTCATAAAGAGGGTAAATTCCCGTTTGAGAGATTACTAAAGTTTTATAAGTTTAGTGAGATTAATCAAGCTGTTGCTGATTCTAATAGTGGGGAGACGATTAAGCCGATCTTGATTGTTGATGAGGAATATCGGAGAGACGAGCCGTTAGCATAA
- a CDS encoding phospho-sugar mutase, with amino-acid sequence MNWETSYAKWTSYTDLDEELAGQLHELKNQPMQLEDCFYKNLEFGTGGMRGVLGPGTNRMNIYMIRKTAEGLARYIEHHGEEAKVRGVVIAYDSRFKSPEFAMETAKTLGNHGIQTYVFDSLRTTPELSFAVRYLHAFSGVVITASHNPPEYNGFKVYGPDGGQLSSEAAEQIIAKVNSVEDELAVAVGTEEGLKAAGLLTIIGETVDQAYLKQLETIVVNQDVIDEVADDFRIVYTPLHGTGNMPVRKGLDAVGFKHVEVVKEQELPDANFSTVDSPNPEEAAAFSLAMKYGEQSNADILLATDPDADRVGVAVRNEEGKYQVLTGNQTGALLLHYLITQKKKQNELPENATVLKTIVTSEMGRDIAATHNLETIDTLTGFKYISEWIETFEQKGDRSFLFGYEESYGYLIKDFARDKDAVQTCLLIAEVAAYYKTKQMSLYEGLMALYEEYGYYLEDIESLTLKGKDGAAKIQAILSEFRANPPKEIAGQAIVVIEDYDSSTRVYVESGEQEEIHLPKSNVLKYKLENGAWFCLRPSGTEPKIKFYFGVKEETLEGSRQALEEMMVDVMGRVQS; translated from the coding sequence ATGAATTGGGAAACGAGTTATGCGAAATGGACCAGTTATACAGATTTGGATGAGGAATTGGCAGGTCAATTACACGAATTAAAAAATCAACCAATGCAATTGGAAGATTGCTTTTATAAAAACCTTGAATTTGGGACTGGCGGTATGCGTGGTGTGCTTGGACCTGGGACAAATCGTATGAACATCTACATGATTCGTAAAACGGCTGAAGGATTGGCGCGTTATATTGAACATCACGGCGAGGAAGCAAAAGTACGCGGTGTGGTGATTGCTTATGATTCGCGTTTTAAATCACCGGAATTTGCGATGGAAACTGCAAAAACACTTGGAAATCATGGTATTCAGACTTATGTATTTGATTCCTTAAGAACTACACCGGAACTATCCTTTGCAGTGAGGTATTTGCATGCATTCAGTGGCGTTGTCATTACGGCAAGTCATAATCCACCGGAGTATAACGGTTTTAAAGTTTATGGGCCAGATGGTGGGCAGCTTTCTTCAGAGGCAGCTGAACAAATTATCGCAAAAGTAAACAGTGTAGAAGATGAATTAGCGGTAGCAGTTGGCACAGAGGAAGGATTAAAAGCTGCTGGATTACTAACGATAATTGGCGAAACTGTTGATCAAGCTTATTTAAAGCAATTAGAAACAATTGTTGTCAATCAAGATGTAATTGATGAGGTCGCTGATGATTTTAGAATTGTTTACACGCCGTTACATGGAACAGGAAATATGCCTGTACGTAAGGGGCTAGATGCAGTTGGCTTTAAACATGTAGAAGTGGTAAAAGAGCAAGAATTGCCGGATGCCAACTTCTCAACAGTTGATTCGCCAAATCCAGAGGAAGCCGCTGCATTCTCACTCGCAATGAAGTACGGTGAGCAATCGAATGCAGACATCTTGCTCGCAACAGATCCTGATGCAGATAGGGTCGGTGTTGCTGTTAGAAATGAAGAAGGGAAATACCAAGTATTAACTGGTAATCAAACCGGCGCATTATTATTACACTACTTAATTACCCAAAAGAAAAAGCAAAACGAACTACCAGAGAACGCAACCGTTTTAAAAACAATCGTCACATCGGAAATGGGACGAGATATTGCGGCTACTCATAACTTAGAAACAATCGACACACTCACCGGTTTTAAATACATAAGCGAGTGGATTGAAACATTTGAACAAAAAGGAGACAGAAGCTTTTTATTCGGATACGAAGAAAGTTATGGATATCTAATCAAGGACTTTGCGCGTGATAAGGATGCGGTTCAAACATGCCTACTGATCGCAGAAGTAGCGGCTTATTATAAAACGAAGCAAATGTCGTTATATGAAGGGTTAATGGCACTTTATGAAGAATACGGTTATTATCTGGAAGATATTGAGTCATTAACGTTAAAAGGGAAAGACGGCGCGGCTAAAATCCAAGCCATTCTTAGCGAATTCCGTGCGAACCCGCCTAAGGAAATTGCTGGGCAGGCTATTGTTGTTATTGAAGATTATGACAGTAGTACGCGAGTGTACGTTGAGTCTGGCGAACAAGAGGAAATCCATTTACCTAAATCCAATGTTTTGAAGTATAAACTAGAAAACGGCGCTTGGTTCTGCTTAAGGCCTTCAGGGACGGAGCCGAAAATTAAGTTTTACTTTGGCGTGAAGGAAGAGACGTTGGAGGGAAGTAGGCAGGCGTTGGAAGAGATGATGGTTGATGTGATGGGGAGAGTTCAGAGTTAG
- a CDS encoding LysE family transporter, translated as MNSIAAYIILGVSLAAPVGPVNAGLLDTGIKNGFFHAWIFGIGALTADVLYMIMVYFGIGQIIEFPLVKIILWSFGCFVLTYTGIESLLSLHKIDVSLKFGKKVRLRRSILSGFFMSLLNPLTILFWLGIYGSILAENAGNFAGHQLIINSVAIIAGVLLWDTFMATLSSGARRLLSTRLLKVISIISSLFMIGFGIYFGFQAYHALF; from the coding sequence TTGAACTCTATCGCTGCCTATATCATTTTAGGTGTATCTTTAGCTGCGCCAGTCGGTCCTGTCAATGCCGGGCTGCTGGATACAGGGATTAAAAACGGATTTTTTCATGCTTGGATTTTTGGTATTGGCGCTTTAACGGCCGACGTTCTATATATGATTATGGTTTATTTCGGGATTGGTCAAATCATTGAGTTTCCGCTTGTGAAAATCATACTTTGGTCGTTTGGTTGCTTTGTTCTTACCTATACGGGGATAGAGAGTTTACTTTCGCTACATAAAATTGATGTGTCGCTAAAATTCGGTAAGAAAGTTCGTCTTAGACGTTCTATATTATCAGGTTTTTTTATGTCCTTGTTAAATCCGCTAACCATTCTTTTTTGGCTAGGGATATACGGTTCAATTCTAGCAGAGAATGCTGGGAATTTTGCAGGCCATCAATTAATCATCAATAGCGTGGCCATTATCGCGGGTGTCCTCTTATGGGATACATTCATGGCCACGCTCTCTAGTGGGGCCCGCAGATTATTATCGACTCGACTATTGAAGGTGATCTCCATTATATCTTCCTTATTCATGATTGGATTTGGCATATACTTTGGGTTTCAAGCTTATCATGCGTTATTTTGA
- a CDS encoding amino acid permease, translating into MGKKTSGDKEKANLTWWQLSLIGIGSIIGTGFFLASSIAIQMTGPSVVLAFIMAGIATYIVFEALAKMSAKDPQKGTFRTYAKKAYGRWAGFSSGWVYWCSEILIIGSQLTAISLLSRFWFPNIKLWIFACIYAVCGLIVLFIGAKAFGKLESVFAVMKIAAIFMFIVIAVLALTGVLEGNPNEGIPQSVGEFFPKGLFGFWSALAFAFYAHGGIEVMGVMAIYLKNKEDAPKSGKVMLGLLGVIYVAALSLALLLLPYNKFKENKSPFVEALSGVSHIEFFPHVFTAAIIIAGFSAMSASLFAVTTILQTISEDGDAPKIFSKQTKMKLEMPLPAIALTSSGLVLSIVTSLLLPDKVYEYITTAAALLLLYNWLFILVMYHKLIEPTKMDKVKRVIGMILVASAVSGTLFHQTSRPGFFISLVFLTVIGVIVLFLRKKWKKEEAQNNA; encoded by the coding sequence ATGGGGAAAAAAACATCGGGTGACAAGGAGAAAGCAAATCTTACTTGGTGGCAATTATCTCTCATTGGGATAGGTAGCATTATTGGTACAGGTTTTTTCCTAGCATCCAGTATTGCGATCCAAATGACAGGTCCTTCAGTCGTACTGGCTTTTATCATGGCTGGAATTGCTACGTATATCGTATTTGAAGCACTCGCAAAAATGTCTGCAAAAGATCCGCAGAAAGGAACTTTTCGTACCTACGCCAAAAAAGCGTATGGGCGTTGGGCTGGTTTTAGTAGTGGTTGGGTCTACTGGTGTTCAGAAATCTTAATCATCGGTAGCCAACTTACCGCCATTTCGCTCCTATCTAGATTTTGGTTCCCTAACATTAAATTATGGATATTCGCATGTATTTATGCGGTTTGCGGCCTCATTGTTCTCTTTATTGGTGCGAAAGCATTTGGGAAATTAGAAAGCGTTTTTGCTGTGATGAAAATTGCCGCGATTTTTATGTTTATTGTCATTGCCGTCTTAGCACTTACAGGGGTACTTGAAGGAAATCCAAACGAAGGTATTCCTCAATCTGTCGGTGAATTTTTCCCTAAAGGGCTCTTTGGGTTTTGGAGCGCCCTCGCCTTTGCCTTTTATGCACATGGTGGAATCGAAGTAATGGGCGTAATGGCCATCTATCTTAAAAATAAAGAGGATGCGCCTAAGTCTGGAAAAGTCATGTTAGGGCTGCTTGGTGTCATTTACGTTGCTGCCCTTTCGTTAGCACTATTACTGCTGCCATACAATAAGTTTAAGGAAAATAAAAGTCCTTTTGTTGAAGCATTGTCAGGTGTGAGTCACATCGAGTTTTTCCCGCATGTGTTTACGGCTGCCATTATTATTGCAGGGTTTTCAGCGATGTCAGCATCCCTATTCGCGGTAACAACGATCCTTCAAACAATATCAGAAGATGGAGATGCCCCAAAAATATTCAGCAAACAAACGAAAATGAAATTAGAAATGCCGCTGCCTGCGATTGCTTTAACATCTTCCGGGCTTGTTCTTTCAATCGTTACCTCTTTATTGTTGCCGGATAAAGTGTATGAATATATCACGACCGCAGCAGCATTATTGCTGCTTTATAATTGGCTTTTTATTTTAGTGATGTATCACAAATTAATTGAGCCGACTAAAATGGATAAAGTAAAGAGAGTGATTGGCATGATTTTAGTCGCTTCGGCCGTTAGTGGTACACTCTTTCATCAAACAAGTCGACCTGGTTTCTTTATCAGTTTAGTATTCCTTACAGTGATTGGAGTAATCGTCTTGTTTTTACGTAAAAAATGGAAAAAAGAAGAGGCTCAAAATAACGCATGA
- a CDS encoding DeoR/GlpR family DNA-binding transcription regulator, translating to MLTNERQQVILDLLAEKQTIKIQEIIELTNASESTIRRDLTELEHEHKLARIHGGATIRGRKLHEPSMLDKTAKNLQEKKRIAEFAASLIQEGDCLFLDAGTTTFQMIPHLRNKKVVVVTNGLTHVEALIEHGVTTYLVGGYVKGKTRALVGPQTIQSLQNYRFDQCFLGVNGFDVTFGYTTPDPEEAAVKRQASACAKHTYVVTDHTKYGEVSFSSIDALSKATLITSKLPEETLRLLREHTTVEVVST from the coding sequence ATGTTAACGAATGAAAGGCAACAAGTGATACTAGATTTATTAGCGGAAAAGCAAACAATTAAAATACAAGAGATTATTGAGTTGACAAATGCTTCAGAATCAACCATTCGACGAGATTTAACTGAATTAGAGCATGAACATAAATTAGCAAGAATTCATGGCGGTGCGACGATTCGTGGACGTAAATTACATGAACCGAGCATGCTTGACAAAACAGCCAAAAACCTTCAAGAGAAAAAGCGAATTGCGGAGTTTGCGGCTTCATTGATCCAAGAAGGTGATTGTCTATTTTTGGATGCGGGCACGACGACTTTTCAAATGATTCCACACTTGCGCAATAAAAAGGTCGTTGTAGTAACTAATGGACTGACGCATGTTGAGGCGTTAATTGAGCATGGTGTGACGACTTATTTGGTGGGCGGTTATGTAAAGGGGAAAACGCGAGCGCTTGTCGGACCGCAAACGATTCAGTCATTGCAAAATTATCGTTTTGATCAATGCTTTTTGGGAGTAAATGGTTTTGACGTTACATTCGGTTACACGACACCTGACCCAGAAGAGGCGGCTGTGAAACGCCAAGCGAGTGCATGCGCGAAACATACGTATGTTGTCACAGACCATACAAAATATGGAGAAGTCAGTTTTTCTAGCATCGATGCGTTAAGTAAAGCGACTTTAATTACAAGTAAACTTCCGGAAGAAACGCTTCGATTATTAAGAGAACACACGACTGTAGAGGTGGTGTCTACATGA